Proteins encoded within one genomic window of Mycolicibacterium aubagnense:
- a CDS encoding cytochrome P450 — MVSLVQDTDVNEGVDLLRDPYVFFAQKRREGGAFRGSVMDWSKTPEAFRPEHLYAAVSFDAVNRVFRDGKVFNSHIYDSTIGLFIGPTILAMEGKAHWQHRNLVSAAFKSKSLARWEPEIVRPVVNELIDEFADAGTADLVADFTLEFPTRVISKLLGLPEEDLSWFRQRAVELISYTVKYQRAFEASAALKDYFLQQIEQRRCSPTEDIIGDLVTADIDGEKLTDEAIYSFLRLLLPAGLETTYRSSGNLLYLLLTHREQFQAIQHDHTLIADAVEEGLRYETPLTTVQRFATEDTELGGVEVPAGAVIDVCIGSANRDERRWERSEEFDIFRKRLPHISFAAGEHTCMGLHLARMETRVAVECLLTRLTDMELVTDDDPHISGNPFRSPTALPVTFSAAG, encoded by the coding sequence GTGGTGAGTCTCGTTCAGGACACTGACGTCAACGAGGGTGTCGACCTCCTCCGTGACCCGTACGTCTTCTTCGCCCAGAAGCGAAGGGAAGGTGGCGCCTTCCGGGGCAGCGTCATGGACTGGTCGAAAACGCCCGAGGCATTCAGGCCCGAACATCTCTACGCCGCGGTGTCTTTCGACGCCGTCAACCGCGTGTTCCGGGACGGCAAGGTCTTCAACTCGCACATCTACGACAGCACCATAGGGCTGTTCATCGGGCCCACCATCCTGGCGATGGAAGGCAAGGCACACTGGCAACACCGCAATCTGGTCTCCGCGGCGTTCAAGTCGAAATCGCTGGCGCGGTGGGAACCAGAGATCGTCCGCCCTGTCGTCAATGAGCTCATCGACGAATTCGCCGACGCCGGCACCGCCGATCTGGTCGCCGACTTCACGCTGGAGTTCCCGACCCGCGTCATCTCAAAGCTGTTGGGGCTGCCCGAAGAGGACCTGTCCTGGTTCCGGCAGCGCGCGGTCGAGCTGATCAGCTATACCGTGAAGTACCAGCGCGCCTTCGAAGCGTCGGCCGCGCTCAAGGACTACTTCCTGCAGCAGATCGAGCAGCGTCGCTGCAGCCCGACCGAAGACATCATCGGCGACCTGGTCACCGCAGACATCGACGGCGAGAAGCTCACCGACGAAGCCATCTACTCGTTCTTGCGGCTGCTACTGCCCGCGGGGCTGGAGACCACCTACCGCTCGTCGGGAAATCTGTTGTATCTGTTGCTGACTCATCGCGAACAGTTCCAGGCGATTCAGCACGACCACACACTCATCGCCGATGCCGTCGAAGAGGGCCTGCGGTACGAAACGCCGCTGACCACCGTGCAACGCTTCGCCACCGAGGACACCGAACTCGGGGGTGTCGAGGTGCCGGCGGGCGCCGTGATCGACGTGTGCATCGGCTCGGCGAACCGTGACGAGCGCCGGTGGGAACGCTCCGAGGAATTCGACATCTTCCGGAAACGTCTGCCGCACATCTCGTTTGCCGCCGGCGAGCACACCTGCATGGGTCTGCACCTGGCCCGGATGGAAACCCGGGTGGCGGTGGAATGTCTGCTCACCCGTCTCACGGACATGGAACTCGTCACCGACGACGACCCACATATCTCCGGAAATCCGTTCCGCTCCCCTACGGCGCTGCCCGTCACGTTCAGCGCGGCGGGATGA